One stretch of Streptomyces sp. MMBL 11-1 DNA includes these proteins:
- a CDS encoding PRC and DUF2382 domain-containing protein: MGAADGFTDSGELDGLTVYDNDGEKVGSVGRVYVDDDTGKPDWVTVKTGLFGMKESFVPLAGARRVGSDLHVAHPKDSVKDAPRVDADAHLSVAEEEELYRHYGLTRKSGGNLGENRSAGMDAPTVAGTGAMGAAGAAGTAGAARGTGTAPGAKATGKAGTGAGTTGAGTTGAGMAGAGSGTGRHRDTDASTTARPMAGAGAGTSRSADMGGREEMIRSEEQLHVGKEEYESGRARLHKYVVTEEVTRTVPVSHEEVRVVREPLRPGEKTTGTTDFGEQDVEVTLHAERATVRKEAVPVERVRLETNRVTEQKEVSAEVRKEKIDYADGKDMGTGKDAGGEFGQGRRR, from the coding sequence ATGGGAGCCGCTGACGGTTTCACGGATTCCGGAGAACTCGACGGTCTGACCGTGTACGACAACGACGGCGAGAAGGTCGGCAGTGTGGGCCGGGTGTACGTCGACGACGACACCGGCAAGCCCGACTGGGTCACGGTCAAAACCGGCCTGTTCGGCATGAAGGAGAGCTTCGTTCCGCTCGCCGGAGCCCGTCGGGTGGGCTCCGACCTGCACGTGGCGCATCCGAAGGACAGCGTCAAGGACGCTCCGCGCGTCGATGCGGACGCGCACCTCTCCGTGGCCGAGGAGGAGGAGCTGTACCGGCACTACGGCCTGACCAGGAAATCCGGCGGGAATCTCGGTGAGAACCGGTCGGCGGGCATGGACGCGCCGACCGTCGCCGGGACCGGTGCGATGGGTGCGGCGGGCGCCGCCGGCACGGCGGGCGCGGCCCGTGGCACCGGAACGGCCCCCGGCGCGAAGGCGACCGGGAAGGCGGGCACGGGCGCCGGGACCACCGGTGCGGGAACGACGGGAGCGGGCATGGCAGGAGCAGGCAGCGGTACGGGCAGGCACCGCGACACGGACGCCTCCACCACGGCACGCCCGATGGCGGGCGCCGGCGCGGGCACGTCCCGGTCGGCCGACATGGGCGGCCGGGAGGAGATGATCCGCTCCGAGGAGCAGCTGCACGTCGGCAAGGAGGAGTACGAGAGCGGCAGGGCACGGCTGCACAAGTACGTGGTGACCGAGGAGGTCACCCGGACCGTGCCCGTGTCCCACGAAGAGGTCCGGGTGGTCCGCGAACCGCTCCGGCCCGGTGAGAAGACCACCGGGACGACGGACTTCGGCGAGCAGGACGTCGAGGTCACGCTGCACGCGGAGCGCGCCACCGTACGCAAGGAGGCCGTGCCGGTGGAGCGGGTCCGGCTGGAGACCAACCGGGTCACCGAGCAGAAGGAAGTCTCCGCCGAGGTCCGCAAGGAGAAGATCGACTACGCGGACGGCAAGGACATGGGCACGGGCAAGGACGCCGGTGGCGAGTTCGGCCAGGGGCGTCGCCGCTGA
- a CDS encoding acyl carrier protein encodes MKSIHPKITEVLTGTFKVPAGEILPESTMDSLEMDSLAVAEFAVVIKETLGVDADSEKLYKDATLADISAYIDAAVGSAAAEATVPVSNTR; translated from the coding sequence ATGAAGAGCATCCACCCCAAGATCACCGAGGTGCTGACCGGGACGTTCAAGGTACCCGCCGGCGAGATCCTGCCGGAGTCCACGATGGACAGCCTGGAGATGGACTCCCTCGCGGTCGCCGAGTTCGCCGTCGTCATCAAGGAGACCCTGGGCGTCGACGCGGACTCGGAGAAGCTGTACAAGGACGCCACGCTGGCCGACATCTCCGCGTACATCGACGCCGCCGTCGGCAGCGCGGCGGCCGAGGCCACGGTTCCGGTGAGCAACACCCGATGA
- a CDS encoding beta-ketoacyl-[acyl-carrier-protein] synthase family protein, whose product MKRPAIAVTGLGMITPVGNTTDTTWDGVCAGLSTARTVPDLLGCEIDFACTVSGIDLEEAVGGRTAFRMGRYVKFALLAAREAVADAGLDPAHWDSARVAVVVGTSSGGSAGLTEQAVVLERRGPAATSPSGILLTIPNMPAAEIAIRMRATGPSLAPCTACSSGVTALSVARDMLTLGQCDIAIAGATESIVFPVAMTGFARSGAAAVRDGDPARLCRPFAADRAGIVMGEGAAIMVLERAEDARARGAAPRALIAGAGATTDAHHPTSPHPSGEVARAAVDAALRDAGWRAEDVDHVNAHGTSTPLNDATEAALIGRCYPHRPPVTAPKGVLGHCMGAAGAIEAGLTVLTLQHGVVPPIANLDTPEPGFDIDCVTKAPREVPVRRAVSHSFGFGGQNAVIALQAP is encoded by the coding sequence ATGAAGCGACCAGCCATCGCCGTCACCGGGCTGGGGATGATCACTCCGGTCGGCAACACCACCGACACCACCTGGGACGGGGTCTGCGCGGGTCTGTCGACCGCTCGCACCGTCCCCGACCTGCTGGGCTGCGAAATCGACTTCGCCTGTACGGTCTCCGGCATCGACCTCGAAGAAGCGGTCGGCGGCCGGACCGCGTTCCGGATGGGCCGGTACGTCAAGTTCGCCCTCCTGGCCGCCAGGGAAGCGGTCGCCGACGCCGGGCTCGACCCGGCGCACTGGGACAGCGCCCGGGTCGCCGTCGTCGTCGGTACCAGCAGCGGAGGATCCGCCGGACTCACCGAACAGGCCGTCGTCCTGGAGCGGCGGGGCCCCGCGGCCACCTCGCCCTCGGGCATCCTGCTGACCATCCCGAACATGCCCGCCGCCGAGATCGCCATCCGGATGAGGGCCACCGGCCCCAGCCTGGCGCCGTGCACGGCCTGTTCGTCCGGGGTGACCGCGCTGTCGGTGGCCCGGGACATGCTGACGCTGGGCCAGTGCGACATCGCCATCGCCGGGGCCACCGAGTCGATCGTGTTCCCGGTCGCCATGACCGGCTTCGCCCGCTCCGGCGCGGCAGCGGTGCGGGACGGCGACCCCGCCCGCCTCTGCCGCCCCTTCGCCGCGGACCGGGCGGGCATCGTCATGGGCGAGGGCGCGGCCATCATGGTCCTGGAGCGAGCGGAGGACGCCCGGGCGCGAGGAGCCGCCCCCAGGGCGCTGATCGCGGGCGCGGGCGCCACCACCGACGCCCATCACCCCACCAGCCCCCACCCGTCCGGGGAGGTCGCACGGGCGGCGGTCGACGCCGCGCTGCGCGACGCGGGCTGGCGTGCCGAGGACGTCGACCACGTCAACGCGCACGGCACGTCGACCCCCCTCAACGACGCCACCGAAGCCGCCCTCATCGGCCGTTGCTATCCGCACCGGCCGCCCGTGACCGCCCCCAAGGGGGTGCTGGGCCACTGCATGGGGGCGGCCGGCGCTATCGAAGCGGGGCTGACGGTCCTCACTCTCCAGCACGGTGTGGTCCCCCCGATCGCGAACCTGGACACCCCCGAGCCCGGGTTCGACATCGACTGCGTCACCAAGGCCCCGCGCGAGGTGCCCGTACGGCGGGCCGTCAGCCACTCCTTCGGCTTCGGCGGCCAGAACGCGGTGATCGCCCTCCAGGCTCCGTAA